A window of the Drosophila simulans strain w501 chromosome 2L, Prin_Dsim_3.1, whole genome shotgun sequence genome harbors these coding sequences:
- the LOC6732517 gene encoding uncharacterized protein LOC6732517, with amino-acid sequence MWWLLLSLSLIAPSWQENATVINPSYVTKAGCEALVKEPNLCECQEQEIKCENLQLHSDNLQLYGISCSIFDARGFGYIPPLKVGNIGSLIVQNCAIPNAESIKYLLSKLGVSNYTELEIFNYFDPKKTDRGEVLQQHYTDHESLKKISIIGFKSTLPENFLENLPALQQLSLKGSSDLPGNILHPLKNLTHLEIVVKNLGKVSGSIFAKQSKLKHLMIDCDAKNSSVEMSAFGPQELWHMTELQSIELFNCGDNVPTELFWMSEQLAYIGIRSNISYLSKDFLKVQKKLLTLRLERNNIARLPDQLFRNTPLILEIHLAFNNLDRIQSGLFDKLKNLQVLNLEHNPITTIALNAFTPIPTAHIYVGKLFKAAKNNADWARSTNATICEEEYIYGVCIYCKRDEYLDHFADSENCNKPNPKAKDVLAKKAYENQLKAMPTHSWKKAKEYPEEEEQP; translated from the exons ATGTGGTGGCTACTTCTTTCGCTGTCCCTAATTGCGCCGTCGTGGCAGGAGAATGCCACAGTGATCAATCCAAGTTATGTGACCAAAGCGGGTTGTGAGGCCTTGGTCAAGGAACCAAATCTCTGCGAgtgccaggagcaggagatcAAGTGCGAGAACCTTCAATTGCACAGTGACAATCTGCAGTTATACGGCATAAGCTGTAGCATATTCGATGCCAGGGGATTCGGTTATATACCACCTCTTAAGGTGGGCAATATCGGTTCACTGATCGTCCAAAACTGTGCCATACCAAATGCAGAAAGCATCAAATACTTGCTCAGTAAGCTGGGTGTTAGCAACTACACCGAACTAGAGATCTTCAACTATTTCGATCCCAAGAAAACCGATCGAGGAGAGGTCCTGCAGCAACACTACACGGATCACGAGAGTCTGAAGAAAATATCCATCATTGGATTCAAGTCAACACTGCCTGAAAATTTTTTGGAAAACCTGCCGGCACTACAACAACTCTCCTTAAAGGGAAGCAGTGATTTGCCCGGTAACATATTGCATCCTTTGAAAAATCTAACCCATTTGGAAATTGTGGTCAAGAATTTGGGCAAGGTGTCGGGTTCAATATTTGCAAAGCAATCGAAGCTAAAGCATCTGATGATCGACTGCGATGCCAAGAACAGTAGTGTCGAAATGTCCGCTTTTGGACCCCAGGAACTCTGGCACATGACCGAGCTTCAGTCGATCGAGCTCTTCAATTGCGGTGATAATGTGCCAACCGAGTTGTTCTGGATGTCGGAGCAATTGGCATACATAGGAATAAGGAGCAACATCAGCTATTTGAGCAAGGACTTCCTCAAGGTGCAGAAGAAACTGCTCACTTTGAGATTGGAGAGGAACAATATTGCCAGGCTGCCCGATCAGCTTTTCAGGAATACTCCCTTGATTTTAGAGATTCACTTGGCGTTCAATAATTTGGATCGCATTCAGAG CGGCCTTTTTGACAAGTTAAAGAACCTACAGGTGCTGAACCTGGAGCACAATCCAATAACCACCATTGCCCTGAATGCCTTTACTCCCATACCAACTGCCCATATATACGTGGGCAAACTCTTTAAGGCGGCGAAAAATAATGCCGACTGGGCTCGATCCACAAATGCAACAATCTGCGAGGAGGAGTACATCTACGGGGTGTGCATCTACTGCAAACGAGATGAGTATCTGGACCACTTTGCCGACTCGGAGAACTGCAACAAGCCAAATCCGAAGGCCAAGGATGTGCTGGCCAAGAAGGCCTACGAGAATCAGCTGAAGGCGATGCCAACGCACTCCTGGAAAAAGGCCAAGGAAT